In Mycolicibacterium mucogenicum DSM 44124, the following are encoded in one genomic region:
- a CDS encoding hemophore codes for MKTTSVAVRRGLAGTFAVTALGGVMVTSFGVPSAGAGQDPCAASQVAKTIGMVATSTGTYLDAHPVANQTLTNISQQQPGPQSLVALKAYFDANPQEGAALQNLQAPLVTLSSQCKLPLTLPQLMGLMQAQQGGLPATLPAMPSVPGAVPFTPTLPGVTTATGSVPAAQAVSAPAAR; via the coding sequence ATGAAGACCACCAGTGTCGCGGTTCGCCGCGGGCTTGCCGGGACGTTCGCTGTAACCGCACTCGGCGGTGTGATGGTGACGTCGTTCGGGGTGCCGTCGGCCGGTGCGGGCCAGGACCCGTGCGCGGCCAGTCAGGTCGCCAAGACCATCGGCATGGTGGCCACCTCGACCGGCACCTACCTGGATGCGCACCCGGTCGCCAACCAGACGCTGACGAACATCTCGCAGCAGCAGCCCGGTCCGCAGTCGTTGGTGGCGCTCAAGGCCTACTTCGACGCCAACCCGCAGGAAGGCGCCGCGCTGCAGAACCTCCAGGCGCCGCTGGTGACGTTGTCCTCCCAGTGCAAGCTGCCGTTGACGCTGCCGCAGCTGATGGGACTGATGCAGGCGCAGCAGGGCGGTCTGCCCGCCACGTTGCCGGCCATGCCGAGCGTGCCCGGCGCCGTGCCGTTCACGCCCACCCTGCCCGGCGTGACGACGGCGACGGGCTCTGTGCCCGCGGCTCAGGCTGTGTCGGCACCCGCCGCGCGGTAG